From Candidatus Methylomirabilota bacterium, the proteins below share one genomic window:
- a CDS encoding gamma-glutamyl-gamma-aminobutyrate hydrolase family protein: MNRGPLVGVTMSMTVDATPERAYVNSAYLHAVQQAGGVPVLLPPQLSAASLERLGRGLDALLLTGGGDMDPSHFGESAHTSLYDVVPARDMLELGVIQGALDRKRPILAICRGIQVLNVALGGSLYQDVATDPGTEVPHSQKEARDQPTHKVTVTPGSRLARVMGADEVEVNSFHHQVIKSLGRGLTAVAWAPDQLIEGVELDDDTRWVLGVQWHPEHLTKDSEPARRLFAALVTAART, translated from the coding sequence ATGAATCGCGGGCCGCTGGTCGGCGTGACCATGTCGATGACCGTCGACGCCACCCCCGAGCGTGCCTACGTGAATTCCGCGTACCTCCACGCCGTGCAGCAGGCGGGCGGCGTGCCCGTTCTCCTGCCGCCTCAACTCTCGGCGGCCTCGCTCGAGCGACTCGGCCGCGGCCTCGACGCCTTGCTGCTCACGGGCGGCGGCGACATGGACCCTTCCCACTTCGGGGAGAGCGCGCATACGAGCCTCTACGACGTGGTGCCGGCGCGCGACATGCTGGAGCTCGGCGTGATCCAGGGCGCACTCGACCGGAAGCGGCCCATCCTGGCCATCTGCCGGGGCATCCAGGTGCTGAACGTCGCGCTCGGGGGCAGCCTCTATCAGGACGTCGCCACGGATCCCGGCACCGAAGTGCCGCACAGCCAGAAGGAAGCGCGGGATCAGCCCACCCACAAGGTCACCGTGACGCCCGGGAGCCGGCTGGCGCGCGTGATGGGCGCCGACGAGGTCGAGGTCAATAGCTTCCACCACCAGGTCATCAAGTCTCTGGGCCGCGGGCTGACGGCCGTGGCGTGGGCTCCCGACCAACTGATCGAAGGCGTCGAGCTGGACGACGACACCCGCTGGGTGCTCGGCGTCCAGTGGCACCCCGAGCACCTCACCAAGGACTCCGAGCCCGCCCGCCGTCTCTTCGCCGCCCTCGTCACCGCCGCTCGTACCTAG